One window of Elaeis guineensis isolate ETL-2024a chromosome 11, EG11, whole genome shotgun sequence genomic DNA carries:
- the LOC105053601 gene encoding LOW QUALITY PROTEIN: UPF0496 protein 3 (The sequence of the model RefSeq protein was modified relative to this genomic sequence to represent the inferred CDS: inserted 1 base in 1 codon): protein MHMKFSIFRDCKRQARRDKCEVVAPISSASFNLCEEYANTFRTESYNEFWARVLDLTLXHGAALKSRESSAAARLPSDRLLAEHLLDPDQPTVTKILAHVRRHCHPETHVLLSDYYAETANASLLCGLLLKAIEQLRLRYRPLKATLNSLISNGQSRLSLPAIDHYLADLSTILTPSNSLGSSQCQFRAVQDGSANLLKRLESRRKKAKAKLRFINHLKRGLAIFLIALTASTSALGVCMALHALVAVVALPTFLSASSSWLASTGWLARVLAQLDAATKGTYILNRELDTISRLVARLHDEVEHMLALLRLCCERHGGGRRRLTQEVVRQIWKNDASFNQQLDELEEHLYLCFMTINKARSLVMKEVLVASRV, encoded by the exons ATGCATATGAAGTTCAGCATTTTCCGCGACTGCAAACGCCAAGCTCGAAGAG ATAAATGTGAAGTTGTGGCACCGATCTCGTCCGCTAGCTTCAACCTCTGCGAGGAGTACGCAAACACCTTTCGCACCGAGTCCTACAACGAATTCTGGGCACGCGTATTGGATCTCACCT GCCACGGCGCAGCATTAAAGTCGAGGGAAAGCAGTGCAGCAGCTCGCCTCCCTTCCGACCGCCTCCTCGCCGAACACCTCCTGGACCCCGACCAACCCACGGTCACCAAAATCCTTGCCCACGTTCGAAGGCACTGCCACCCTGAGACCCATGTCCTCCTCTCCGACTACTACGCCGAGACCGCCAACGCCTCCCTCCTCTGCGGCCTCCTCCTGAAGGCAATCGAGCAACTTCGTCTCCGATACCGCCCCCTCAAGGCCACACTAAATTCCCTCATCTCCAATGGCCAATCGAGACTCAGCCTTCCAGCCATCGATCACTACCTCGCCGACCTCTCCACGATCCTCACTCCTTCTAACTCGTTGGGCTCATCTCAATGCCAGTTCCGAGCAGTGCAAGATGGCTCTGCGAACCTCCTCAAGAGGCTCGAGTCAAGACGCAAGAAGGCGAAAGCAAAGCTACGGTTCATCAACCACCTGAAACGAGGCTTAGCCATTTTCCTCATAGCCCTCACCGCTTCAACATCGGCGCTCGGTGTTTGTATGGCGTTGCATGCTTTGGTCGCCGTCGTGGCTCTGCCGACGTTTCTATCAGCTTCCTCCTCCTGGTTGGCTTCCACTGGGTGGTTGGCTCGAGTGCTGGCCCAGCTGGATGCAGCAACGAAGGGGACGTATATCTTGAATCGAGAACTGGACACCATAAGCCGGCTCGTGGCTCGATTGCATGACGAGGTCGAGCACATGCTTGCACTGCTGAGGCTGTGCTGCGAGCGGCATGGTGGCGGCCGGCGGCGGCTGACACAGGAGGTTGTGCGCCAGATATGGAAGAATGACGCAAGCTTCAATCAGCAGTTGGATGAGCTTGAGGAGCACTTGTACCTCTGCTTCATGACCATCAACAAGGCTAGAAGCCTTGTGATGAAAGAAGTTTTGGTGGCAAGTCGAGTCTGA